A genomic window from Leptolyngbya sp. BL0902 includes:
- a CDS encoding LCP family protein — MASSKQSEESGVAIPAPASSSEAHPTAVLDDPRVDEPGVDEPSLRDSSSDAPDLNASNLDEPNLDEPNLDKPNSPSPNSGVNNSTDTADPDPLSAYRYVAPPAPPKRGWLGRAISGLLWSGIFVGTAATSALVGAGAALFLPLPGLPETSAEGVGLSDLWQAGFRYQVTRPVTILVMGLDENLDGPPGSDAVFGGRTDTLLLVRVNPQDDTLRVMSIPRDTRVQIPGYGMAKVNHANVEGGPTLVAQTIADNLGNVQVDRYVRVNTTAFREIVDLVGGIEVEVPHRMQYTDQTQGLYIDLYPGWQTLNGDQAEQFARFRSDAGDIGRVQRQQILLKALRERLTSPLVVPSLPQAIRVVQRYVDTNLTLEEMLALANFGLEIEADDFQMVMLPGRFSTTSEFEASYWLPDWEASANILQTFFQTEGVGVYADNGRTRYVSNLRIAVQNASDTAGAGAAMARYLRDNGFSNVYVSNDAPIVSRTTEVVAQRGDRGSAELVHSVLGQGRVLSESTGDLDSDITIRVGRDWATQWVEASP, encoded by the coding sequence ATGGCATCGTCAAAGCAATCTGAAGAGTCTGGCGTAGCGATCCCAGCCCCCGCTTCCTCCAGTGAGGCTCACCCCACGGCTGTTTTAGATGATCCAAGGGTGGACGAGCCAGGGGTGGACGAGCCAAGCCTGAGGGATTCAAGCTCAGATGCCCCAGATCTGAACGCTTCAAACTTAGACGAGCCCAACTTAGACGAGCCCAACTTAGATAAGCCCAACTCCCCTAGTCCCAACTCTGGGGTCAATAACTCCACGGACACAGCCGACCCCGACCCCCTTTCCGCCTACCGCTACGTTGCTCCGCCCGCCCCACCGAAGCGGGGATGGTTAGGGCGAGCCATCAGTGGCCTACTGTGGAGCGGTATTTTTGTCGGCACCGCTGCCACGTCGGCCTTGGTTGGTGCCGGGGCAGCGCTCTTTCTGCCGTTGCCCGGTCTGCCTGAGACCAGCGCAGAAGGAGTTGGCTTGAGCGATCTGTGGCAGGCAGGCTTTCGCTACCAGGTCACGCGCCCCGTTACGATTCTGGTGATGGGTCTCGATGAGAACCTAGACGGCCCCCCTGGATCGGACGCTGTGTTTGGGGGCCGCACCGATACGTTGCTGCTGGTGCGCGTTAACCCCCAAGACGACACGCTCCGCGTGATGTCCATCCCACGAGATACGCGGGTTCAAATTCCGGGTTACGGCATGGCTAAGGTTAACCATGCCAATGTGGAAGGTGGCCCCACCCTCGTGGCCCAAACCATCGCCGATAACCTCGGTAATGTCCAGGTTGATCGCTATGTGCGAGTCAACACCACCGCCTTTCGGGAAATTGTCGATTTGGTTGGCGGCATTGAGGTTGAAGTGCCGCACCGAATGCAGTACACCGACCAAACCCAAGGGCTCTACATCGACCTCTATCCCGGCTGGCAAACCCTCAACGGCGACCAAGCCGAGCAATTTGCCCGCTTCCGCAGCGATGCCGGAGACATTGGCCGGGTGCAGCGCCAGCAAATCCTGCTAAAGGCCCTGCGGGAGCGCTTAACCAGTCCGCTGGTGGTGCCCAGTCTGCCCCAGGCCATTCGGGTGGTGCAGCGCTATGTCGATACCAACCTCACCCTCGAAGAAATGCTGGCCTTGGCCAATTTTGGCCTAGAAATTGAGGCCGACGACTTCCAGATGGTGATGCTGCCGGGACGATTTAGCACCACCTCAGAGTTTGAGGCCAGCTACTGGCTGCCCGACTGGGAAGCCTCAGCCAACATTCTGCAAACCTTTTTTCAAACCGAGGGGGTGGGCGTCTACGCCGACAATGGCAGAACCCGCTATGTATCCAATCTACGCATTGCCGTGCAAAATGCCTCAGATACCGCTGGGGCTGGGGCCGCCATGGCTCGCTACCTGCGGGATAACGGCTTTAGTAACGTCTATGTGAGTAATGATGCGCCTATCGTGAGTCGAACAACAGAAGTGGTGGCCCAACGAGGAGATCGCGGCAGCGCTGAGTTAGTCCATTCGGTGCTGGGACAGGGGCGAGTGCTGTCCGAATCGACGGGCGACCTCGACTCCGACATCACCATCCGCGTGGGCCGAGATTGGGCTACCCAGTGGGTGGAGGCTAGCCCCTAG
- the sulP gene encoding sulfate permease, with translation MTAKPASSLFKTLFPGLVRLRHYPSPWFRSDLLAGVTVAAYLIPQCMAYGELAGVNPVQGLWAMLPAIVLYAMTGSSPQLSVGPESPTAMMTAAAVAPLVVIYGTSHATLAAALGMLVGVLCLVGYVARLGFLANLLSKPILIGYMTGVAVIMIMGQLSKVSGVPIEATSIAGQVADFLGNLDQIHWPTFILAGFVLVLLFGVQARFPRAPGPLLAVLLATAAVSLFHLDQYGVVVVGTIPAGLPSFQVPMVSQAEALALISAAAGIAIVGYSDNVLTARALAARNHYSQLIDPNQELLALGIANLGVGLFQGFPVSSSGSRAAIGNATGSKSQVFSLVAFGVVLLVLLFLRPLLVMFPTAALGALVIYAATRLVDLPEFSRLQRFRRGDYALAVLTTLGVLATDLLMGVAIAVGLSVIELFARIARPYDAVMGKVPDLPGLHDISDWPGATTIPGLVLYRYDAPLFFANANNFKRRALAAIEAEKAPVEWFILNAEAIAEIDITAADMLNELFDELAERGITFAMARVKQDLYAQLKLSGLLDRIGVDHIYFTLPTAIDGFHQRP, from the coding sequence TTGACCGCTAAGCCAGCTTCTTCTCTGTTTAAGACCCTATTTCCGGGTCTGGTGCGTCTTCGTCACTATCCTTCTCCCTGGTTTCGCTCCGACCTGTTGGCGGGGGTTACTGTCGCCGCCTACCTGATTCCTCAATGTATGGCCTATGGCGAATTGGCGGGGGTGAATCCGGTGCAGGGCTTGTGGGCTATGCTGCCTGCCATTGTGCTCTATGCCATGACGGGGTCGTCGCCGCAGCTTTCGGTGGGGCCAGAATCTCCCACAGCGATGATGACCGCTGCCGCCGTTGCGCCCCTGGTGGTGATCTATGGCACCAGCCATGCCACCCTGGCAGCGGCCCTGGGAATGTTGGTGGGGGTGCTGTGTTTGGTGGGCTATGTGGCCCGGTTGGGTTTTTTGGCCAACCTGCTCTCCAAGCCGATTTTGATTGGCTACATGACTGGGGTGGCGGTCATTATGATTATGGGTCAGCTCAGCAAGGTGAGCGGGGTGCCCATTGAAGCCACCAGCATTGCCGGACAGGTGGCCGACTTTTTGGGCAATCTCGACCAAATCCATTGGCCTACCTTTATCCTGGCGGGGTTTGTGCTGGTGCTGCTCTTTGGGGTGCAGGCGCGGTTCCCCCGGGCACCGGGGCCGCTGCTGGCGGTATTGTTGGCCACGGCAGCGGTCAGCCTTTTCCACCTCGATCAGTACGGAGTCGTGGTGGTGGGCACCATTCCCGCTGGGTTGCCCAGTTTCCAGGTGCCCATGGTGTCTCAGGCAGAAGCCCTTGCCCTGATCTCAGCGGCGGCGGGGATTGCCATTGTGGGCTATTCCGACAATGTGCTGACCGCCCGGGCCCTCGCCGCCCGTAACCACTATTCTCAACTCATTGACCCCAACCAAGAACTGCTGGCCCTGGGCATTGCCAACCTGGGGGTGGGGCTGTTCCAGGGCTTTCCGGTCAGCAGTAGCGGAAGCCGTGCCGCCATTGGTAACGCCACAGGCAGCAAAAGCCAGGTCTTTTCCCTGGTTGCCTTTGGGGTGGTGCTGCTGGTGCTGCTGTTTTTGCGCCCGCTGCTGGTGATGTTTCCCACGGCGGCCCTAGGAGCGCTGGTGATCTATGCCGCCACTCGCCTGGTAGACCTGCCAGAATTCAGCCGCCTACAACGATTCCGGCGCGGCGACTATGCCCTCGCTGTCTTGACAACCCTGGGGGTGTTAGCCACGGATTTGCTGATGGGTGTTGCCATTGCCGTGGGGCTATCGGTAATTGAACTGTTTGCCCGCATTGCCCGTCCCTACGATGCGGTGATGGGCAAGGTGCCCGACCTTCCCGGCCTCCATGATATTAGCGACTGGCCAGGGGCCACCACCATCCCAGGGTTGGTGCTCTACCGCTATGATGCGCCGTTGTTTTTTGCCAACGCCAATAACTTTAAGCGCCGCGCCCTCGCCGCCATTGAGGCAGAAAAGGCCCCGGTGGAGTGGTTTATTCTCAATGCCGAGGCCATCGCCGAAATCGACATCACCGCCGCCGATATGCTGAACGAGTTGTTTGATGAACTGGCGGAACGGGGCATCACCTTTGCCATGGCTCGGGTGAAGCAGGATCTCTACGCCCAACTGAAGCTGTCGGGACTCCTAGACCGCATCGGCGTTGACCACATCTACTTCACGCTGCCCACCGCCATTGACGGCTTCCATCAGCGCCCTTAG
- a CDS encoding GDSL-type esterase/lipase family protein has protein sequence MLATPSPVVPSQPHPTPPGRLAHPQKVVVVGDSLVYGYGDPEGGGWVERLRRRAMAPGSEGAVFYNLGVRGDRASQVRERLAHEFRYRGEIRNRLPDRLVISVGTNDSARVGRPLGRNYTDFDEFEQTLADLLAEARQLCPVLFVGMVPVNEAAMPFSEVLYYSQREQWRYKEATRLTCESHNIPYLDVMDLWLHRGPDWWQARLSADGLHPNVLGYQSLVQDVVAWDAFQAAVEVPTA, from the coding sequence ATGCTAGCAACTCCCTCCCCCGTTGTGCCGTCCCAACCGCATCCTACGCCTCCAGGGCGGCTGGCCCATCCCCAAAAAGTAGTGGTGGTGGGGGATAGCCTGGTCTATGGCTATGGCGACCCAGAGGGCGGCGGCTGGGTGGAACGGCTGCGGCGACGGGCCATGGCACCGGGCTCAGAGGGAGCCGTATTCTATAACCTGGGGGTGCGAGGAGACCGGGCCAGCCAGGTACGGGAACGTTTGGCCCACGAGTTTCGCTATCGCGGCGAAATTCGCAATCGCCTCCCCGACCGCCTCGTGATTTCGGTGGGCACCAACGACTCGGCGCGGGTGGGTCGCCCCCTAGGCCGCAACTACACCGACTTTGACGAATTTGAGCAAACCCTCGCCGACCTCCTCGCCGAAGCCCGTCAGCTCTGCCCGGTGCTGTTTGTGGGCATGGTGCCCGTGAATGAAGCCGCCATGCCCTTTTCCGAAGTGCTCTACTACTCCCAGCGCGAACAGTGGCGCTACAAGGAGGCCACCCGCCTCACCTGCGAAAGCCACAACATCCCCTACCTCGATGTGATGGATCTCTGGCTGCACCGAGGCCCCGATTGGTGGCAAGCTCGCCTGTCTGCCGACGGTCTTCATCCCAATGTGCTGGGCTATCAGTCTTTAGTACAAGATGTTGTGGCTTGGGATGCCTTCCAAGCTGCCGTGGAAGTTCCCACGGCCTAA
- a CDS encoding DUF3611 family protein produces MNSELDYSLPPAVRRIATAFRLTGWVSFWIQVVLAVVSSLVLLFALVSIGARTAAGGANAGTGVGVLLALSGLVAVYISIYWAFRYVLLGRRLRSRDASKRPSPKDAIQALRMGIVISMVGMLLTLFGGQALIGSLLGKALLQPQGNTVFIPGNINQYVEAFDIFIVQANTNTLLAHFVSLTATLWLLRVVNRA; encoded by the coding sequence ATGAATAGCGAACTTGACTACTCCCTTCCCCCCGCTGTCCGCCGCATTGCCACGGCCTTCCGGCTTACAGGCTGGGTCAGCTTTTGGATCCAAGTCGTGTTGGCCGTGGTGTCTAGCCTGGTGCTGCTGTTTGCCCTGGTTAGCATTGGGGCGCGTACGGCAGCCGGAGGAGCCAATGCCGGAACGGGAGTTGGGGTGCTACTGGCCCTATCAGGCTTAGTCGCCGTCTATATCAGCATCTATTGGGCCTTTCGCTATGTGCTGTTGGGTCGCCGCCTCCGCAGCCGCGATGCCAGCAAACGCCCTAGCCCCAAGGATGCTATCCAAGCCCTGCGGATGGGCATTGTGATTAGCATGGTGGGGATGCTGCTCACGCTGTTTGGCGGGCAGGCATTGATTGGATCGCTGCTGGGCAAGGCGCTGCTGCAACCCCAGGGCAACACGGTATTTATTCCTGGCAACATCAATCAATACGTCGAAGCCTTTGATATTTTCATTGTCCAGGCCAACACCAACACCCTGCTGGCCCATTTTGTTTCCCTGACGGCGACCCTGTGGCTGCTGCGGGTGGTGAATCGCGCCTAG
- a CDS encoding tellurite resistance TerB family protein encodes MKLGTTTEANMGLFDKMFTSDETTSPQLMGAAEAIASIALVAIAADGYLSDQEGQDMTIMLSRMHLFQSYPEDMLHRLFDNLLTRLKQQGPAVLVDQAKVALSQDLRETAFAIATDLVLSDRTVTPQEQAFLDDLYRILEIPGDTALQIVQVMTIKNRG; translated from the coding sequence ATGAAACTAGGGACTACTACCGAGGCCAACATGGGGCTATTTGACAAGATGTTTACCTCCGATGAAACCACAAGTCCACAACTGATGGGAGCCGCCGAGGCGATTGCTAGCATTGCCTTGGTGGCCATCGCTGCCGACGGCTATTTGTCCGACCAAGAGGGGCAGGACATGACGATTATGCTGTCGCGGATGCACCTCTTCCAAAGCTACCCCGAGGATATGCTCCATCGCCTGTTTGATAACCTGCTGACCCGGCTTAAACAACAGGGGCCAGCCGTCCTTGTCGATCAAGCGAAGGTGGCTCTCAGCCAGGATTTACGCGAAACGGCCTTTGCCATCGCCACGGATCTGGTGCTGTCAGACCGCACGGTGACTCCCCAGGAGCAGGCTTTCCTCGATGATCTCTACCGCATCCTAGAAATTCCAGGGGACACCGCCCTGCAAATCGTGCAGGTCATGACCATCAAAAACCGGGGGTAG
- a CDS encoding HAD family hydrolase: MPSSPLPRLLALDFDGVICDGLLEYFQTAWKAYCEVFQPATPEPPLGLAERFYPLRPVVETGWEMPLVLYGLLSGVADEAIRDDWPSLIPQLIAEGRVEPAQLGAAVDGVRDRWMAADLEGWLGLHRFYPGVLPRLHQAQAQGTDLIIISTKEGRFIQRLLAQQGLALTADRILGKEVKQPKYTTLGQLQAAHPDAPIWFVEDRIKALQAVQDQPDLDTIQLFLADWGYNTAADQALAAANRRMHRLTLAQFAQPFAGWIP, translated from the coding sequence ATGCCATCTTCCCCCCTCCCCCGCCTCCTCGCCCTAGACTTTGATGGCGTGATTTGTGACGGCCTGCTGGAATATTTTCAAACGGCCTGGAAAGCCTACTGCGAGGTTTTTCAGCCTGCCACGCCAGAGCCGCCCCTGGGCCTAGCCGAGCGGTTTTATCCCCTGCGCCCAGTGGTGGAAACCGGGTGGGAAATGCCCCTGGTGCTCTATGGGCTGCTGTCTGGGGTGGCGGATGAAGCCATTCGGGACGATTGGCCAAGTCTCATTCCCCAGCTGATTGCCGAGGGAAGGGTCGAGCCTGCTCAGTTGGGGGCAGCGGTAGACGGCGTGCGAGATCGGTGGATGGCCGCTGACCTGGAGGGCTGGCTAGGGCTGCATCGGTTTTATCCAGGGGTGTTACCGCGCCTGCACCAGGCCCAAGCCCAGGGGACGGATCTGATCATTATTTCCACCAAGGAAGGGCGGTTTATTCAGCGCCTGTTGGCCCAGCAGGGGCTAGCCCTAACGGCAGACCGCATCCTAGGGAAAGAAGTTAAACAGCCTAAGTACACCACGCTAGGACAACTCCAGGCGGCTCACCCCGACGCGCCAATCTGGTTTGTGGAAGATCGCATCAAGGCGCTACAGGCGGTGCAAGATCAACCCGATCTAGACACGATCCAGCTTTTCTTGGCAGACTGGGGCTACAACACAGCGGCGGATCAGGCCTTGGCGGCAGCGAATAGGCGGATGCATCGACTTACCTTGGCGCAGTTTGCCCAACCCTTTGCGGGCTGGATTCCCTAG
- a CDS encoding ABC transporter ATP-binding protein produces MLRLEQLTYHPPATPAAIVSGVSLELAPQQLGVIYGPSGSGKSTLLELMAGFATPSTGQIRWRDQTLEPEALRQLAGLVFQFPERHFCGHTILEELRLGHPELDRAQIDQALQSVGLDHLDLTTLPHSLSGGQQRRLALAVQLIRKPYLLLLDEPTAGLDWSMRQQIISLLQQLKQNWTLLVVSHDADELAHLADCCWHLNQGHLTLQKQTNPQPMATEANWE; encoded by the coding sequence ATGCTGCGACTTGAACAACTTACGTACCATCCCCCCGCGACCCCAGCGGCCATTGTGAGCGGGGTGTCTTTGGAACTGGCCCCCCAGCAGTTGGGAGTGATCTATGGCCCCAGCGGGTCGGGCAAAAGCACCCTCCTAGAGCTGATGGCCGGGTTTGCCACGCCCAGCACCGGGCAAATTCGGTGGCGCGATCAAACCCTCGAACCCGAGGCGCTGCGTCAGTTGGCGGGGCTGGTGTTTCAGTTTCCAGAGCGGCACTTCTGCGGCCACACCATTTTAGAAGAACTGCGCCTCGGCCACCCCGAACTCGACCGGGCTCAGATCGACCAAGCGCTCCAGTCAGTGGGGCTCGATCACCTCGACCTCACCACCCTGCCTCACTCCCTCAGCGGGGGCCAGCAGCGGCGTTTAGCCCTGGCGGTACAGCTCATTCGCAAGCCCTACCTGCTGCTGCTGGATGAACCCACAGCGGGGCTGGATTGGTCGATGCGCCAGCAAATTATCAGCCTGCTGCAACAGCTCAAGCAAAACTGGACGCTGCTGGTGGTATCCCACGATGCCGATGAACTGGCCCACTTGGCGGACTGCTGCTGGCACCTCAACCAGGGACACCTCACCTTGCAAAAACAGACAAATCCTCAACCGATGGCCACGGAGGCTAACTGGGAATGA
- the rsmG gene encoding 16S rRNA (guanine(527)-N(7))-methyltransferase RsmG, whose translation MTTTPTLPNPTDLWQATLQWQPTDNLQPRFEQLYGAIVAINQTLNLTRITSPEDFWEKHLWDSLQGVAPWLSDPALATQPLTVVDIGTGGGFPGLPLALAFPHWTVTLMDATRKKIAALQQVSAQLSLDNVHFLAERAEQVGHQPVLRESFDLALLRAVGSTNTCAEYALPLTRLGGQAILYRGQWSAQEEDSLIAILPRLGGQLREVRAVTTPITQGVRHNVIIDKTSRTPDKFPRLPGIPAKSPLV comes from the coding sequence ATGACCACGACCCCAACCCTGCCCAACCCCACCGACCTGTGGCAAGCCACCCTGCAATGGCAGCCCACGGATAACCTTCAGCCCCGCTTCGAGCAGCTCTATGGGGCCATCGTCGCTATTAATCAAACCCTCAACCTCACCCGCATCACTAGCCCGGAAGACTTTTGGGAAAAGCACCTGTGGGACTCGCTCCAAGGAGTAGCCCCCTGGCTCAGCGATCCGGCCCTCGCCACCCAGCCCCTCACCGTGGTGGACATTGGCACCGGGGGTGGCTTTCCGGGGTTGCCCCTAGCCCTGGCCTTCCCCCACTGGACGGTGACGCTGATGGACGCCACCCGCAAAAAAATTGCCGCCCTCCAGCAGGTCAGCGCCCAGCTTAGCCTAGACAACGTTCACTTTTTGGCAGAGCGGGCAGAACAGGTCGGCCACCAACCTGTTTTGCGCGAATCCTTTGATCTGGCCCTGCTGCGAGCGGTGGGATCAACCAACACCTGCGCTGAATACGCCCTGCCCCTCACCCGTCTAGGCGGACAGGCCATTCTCTACCGAGGCCAGTGGTCGGCCCAGGAAGAAGACAGCCTGATCGCCATTTTGCCGCGCCTAGGGGGCCAACTGCGGGAGGTACGCGCCGTCACCACCCCCATCACCCAAGGCGTGCGCCACAACGTCATCATCGACAAAACCAGCCGCACCCCCGACAAATTCCCCCGACTTCCCGGCATTCCGGCCAAATCTCCCCTGGTCTAG
- a CDS encoding GvpL/GvpF family gas vesicle protein, which yields MVLVSASGPSGPLYVYGLCLARGQHLTLPTGIAEPVRLITVDALAAVVEDNIDLEVLQGESTQLLAAVLSHDRVLCHLFQQVPLLPLRFGTQFPSLDRLHAYLTQEQAVYQSKLLALADQAEYQIKLIPVDLDPPPLPEGLKGRDYFLAKKQRLQDLALAQQQQQDERQRLLTAIASAYAEAVVDESAADTKVYLLIPPSQADALRETLAHWQTQAPQWQIHLSSALPPYHFV from the coding sequence ATGGTCTTGGTTTCTGCATCTGGCCCCAGCGGCCCCCTCTACGTCTATGGTCTGTGCCTTGCCCGTGGGCAGCATCTAACCTTACCCACGGGCATCGCGGAGCCCGTCAGGCTGATCACCGTAGATGCCCTGGCAGCGGTGGTGGAAGACAACATCGACCTAGAGGTTCTCCAGGGAGAAAGCACTCAGCTATTAGCGGCAGTGCTCAGCCATGACCGGGTGCTGTGTCACTTGTTTCAGCAGGTGCCCCTGTTGCCGCTGCGGTTTGGCACCCAGTTTCCCTCCCTAGATCGGCTCCACGCCTACCTCACCCAGGAGCAGGCCGTCTACCAGTCGAAGCTTTTGGCCCTTGCAGATCAGGCCGAATACCAGATCAAGCTGATTCCCGTTGACCTTGACCCGCCGCCGCTACCTGAAGGATTGAAGGGTCGAGATTACTTTTTAGCCAAAAAACAACGCCTGCAAGACCTCGCCCTCGCCCAGCAGCAGCAGCAGGACGAACGGCAGCGTTTGCTTACGGCTATCGCCAGCGCCTACGCCGAGGCCGTGGTGGATGAATCTGCAGCCGACACCAAAGTCTACCTGCTCATCCCCCCCTCCCAGGCCGATGCCCTGCGAGAAACCCTTGCCCATTGGCAAACCCAGGCTCCCCAATGGCAGATCCATTTGAGTTCGGCGCTGCCCCCCTACCACTTTGTCTGA
- the crtL gene encoding lycopene beta cyclase, producing MVDVLVLGAGPAGLSLAAELGQRGLSVQGLSLTDPADPLPNTYGIWVDELEALGHTDWLSHRWTNCVVQVRGRTLPLQREYGLIDRQRVQTHWLTQAERHGVTWLKGAVAQCHTTAQGAELTTQAGDILSARLVVDATGHQPVLVQRQAKADVAYQAAYGIVGRFSQPPIASQQMVFMDFRDDHLSPQEQQQGPPTFLYAMDLGDGCYFVEETSLAQHPAVAMDTLKQRLHQRLRHRGVEVSEIHHEEHCLFPMNLPLPDLRQPVVGFGGAASMVHPASGYLFGALLRRGPALAQAIADALNQPSLTTPQAAQRAWEALWPQDRLRKHYLYLFGLENLMDFSPTQINHFFESFFQLETQDWAGFLADGLALPQVVQSMIGLFGRAPNDVRWGLMTSVTRHGSLLQRTITL from the coding sequence ATGGTGGATGTGTTGGTGCTTGGGGCTGGCCCCGCTGGGTTATCGCTGGCGGCAGAATTAGGGCAGCGTGGACTCTCGGTACAGGGCCTATCCCTCACCGATCCGGCGGATCCGCTGCCTAATACCTATGGCATCTGGGTCGATGAACTGGAGGCCCTGGGGCACACCGATTGGCTGTCTCACCGCTGGACGAATTGCGTGGTGCAGGTGCGGGGCCGAACGCTGCCCCTGCAACGGGAATACGGCCTGATTGATCGTCAGCGGGTGCAAACCCACTGGCTGACCCAGGCGGAACGCCACGGCGTCACCTGGCTGAAGGGAGCCGTCGCCCAGTGCCACACCACGGCCCAAGGCGCAGAATTAACCACCCAGGCCGGGGATATCCTCTCGGCCCGACTGGTGGTGGATGCGACGGGGCACCAGCCCGTTTTAGTGCAGCGCCAAGCCAAGGCAGACGTGGCCTACCAAGCCGCCTACGGCATTGTGGGGCGTTTTTCCCAGCCGCCCATTGCATCCCAGCAGATGGTATTCATGGACTTTCGGGATGACCATCTTTCCCCCCAAGAGCAACAGCAAGGCCCCCCCACCTTTCTCTACGCCATGGATTTAGGGGACGGCTGCTATTTTGTAGAGGAAACCTCCTTGGCCCAGCACCCCGCTGTTGCCATGGATACCCTGAAGCAGCGGCTCCATCAGCGGTTGCGCCACCGGGGGGTGGAGGTCTCGGAGATCCACCACGAAGAACACTGTCTGTTTCCCATGAACTTGCCCCTACCCGATCTCCGCCAGCCCGTGGTCGGATTTGGGGGAGCAGCCAGCATGGTGCATCCCGCCTCTGGGTATTTGTTTGGGGCCTTGCTGCGGCGGGGGCCAGCCCTGGCCCAGGCCATTGCCGACGCCCTCAATCAGCCCAGCCTGACCACGCCCCAGGCGGCTCAGCGGGCCTGGGAAGCCCTGTGGCCCCAAGATCGCCTACGCAAGCACTACCTCTATCTCTTTGGGCTAGAAAACCTGATGGACTTCAGCCCTACCCAGATCAATCATTTCTTTGAGTCTTTCTTCCAGCTTGAGACCCAGGACTGGGCTGGGTTCCTGGCCGATGGTCTGGCTTTGCCCCAGGTGGTGCAGTCGATGATCGGGCTATTTGGCCGAGCTCCCAACGATGTGCGCTGGGGGTTGATGACCTCCGTTACCCGCCACGGATCCCTGCTGCAACGAACGATCACCCTGTAG
- a CDS encoding Sll0314/Alr1548 family TPR repeat-containing protein has translation MVVPSLQHSQPLRRHRWRAWLAGALTTAMVGLSGLPALAGDPFRPNTPHAIGDATEAAFKALFYEGNYTAAKQLANQAIASEPNEPMNYAIAAALDYLDQDLSSLLEKAQQTQSAAAALKETDPLRGHLYTAVGLFLEGAHVIQTQGLTRGTPTVLRLLQRVFGELNAAEAINPNDPELSLLKGFMDLLLAVNLPFANPDQAISRLQQGYPAYLSHRGIAIGLRDLQRYDEALVEANRALTAAPSNPDLMYLKAQILFLQQDFQGSLPYYAAALARADQLPATTVRQIRFEECRAQGTDSNTCSTRAGLN, from the coding sequence ATGGTGGTTCCTTCCTTGCAACACTCTCAGCCCCTTCGTCGCCACCGCTGGCGAGCATGGCTGGCGGGAGCCCTCACCACGGCGATGGTAGGGCTGAGCGGTCTACCTGCCCTGGCTGGCGATCCCTTCCGCCCCAACACCCCCCACGCCATTGGTGATGCCACCGAGGCGGCCTTCAAGGCCCTGTTCTATGAAGGCAACTACACGGCGGCAAAACAGTTGGCAAACCAGGCCATCGCCTCGGAGCCCAACGAGCCGATGAACTATGCCATTGCCGCAGCCCTAGATTACCTCGACCAAGACCTCAGTTCGCTGCTAGAAAAAGCCCAACAGACCCAATCCGCTGCCGCTGCCCTGAAGGAAACCGACCCCCTGCGGGGCCACCTCTACACCGCCGTGGGGCTGTTTCTCGAAGGAGCCCATGTCATCCAAACCCAAGGGCTGACACGGGGCACTCCCACCGTCCTGCGGCTGTTACAGCGCGTCTTTGGCGAACTCAACGCCGCCGAAGCCATCAACCCCAACGACCCAGAACTGAGCTTGCTGAAGGGCTTTATGGACTTGCTGCTGGCGGTGAATTTGCCCTTCGCCAACCCCGATCAAGCCATTAGTCGGCTGCAACAGGGCTATCCCGCCTACCTCTCCCATCGCGGCATTGCCATCGGCCTGCGCGACCTCCAGCGCTACGACGAAGCCCTCGTGGAGGCGAATCGTGCCCTCACCGCCGCCCCTAGCAATCCCGATTTGATGTACCTCAAGGCCCAGATTCTTTTCCTTCAGCAGGATTTCCAGGGGAGTCTTCCCTACTACGCCGCCGCCCTGGCCCGCGCTGACCAACTGCCCGCCACCACGGTGCGGCAGATTCGGTTCGAGGAATGTCGTGCCCAGGGCACCGATTCGAACACCTGCTCTACGCGGGCTGGCCTCAACTAG